One genomic segment of Agromyces intestinalis includes these proteins:
- a CDS encoding NAD(P)H-binding protein → MNISTKERHMYAVAGATGRVGSATTRHLLAEGAEVRVLVRNPERVEEWNRQGAEARVVDLGDRAAVREAITGCDGLFVLLPFDLTVDDLDTYADAVTRSVAGAVADSGIPHVVMLSSGGADLPGGTGPIAGMHRMEEALRATGTVLTALRSGHFQEKVGDLLAAAREGVYPVFASSADVLVPMVATRDLGATAARALLSPDATSTSIDVRGPAYSEREVAGILGAALERDLDVIVLPEDAWAPSLIDAGFRPHVAESLAELYRADERGLLAPRGDRVVGVDTPIEATIAALIAA, encoded by the coding sequence GTGAACATCTCGACGAAGGAGCGACACATGTATGCGGTAGCTGGAGCGACGGGACGCGTGGGATCGGCAACAACGCGTCACCTGCTGGCGGAGGGTGCTGAGGTGCGGGTACTCGTTCGGAACCCCGAACGCGTCGAGGAATGGAATCGGCAGGGCGCGGAGGCCCGTGTCGTCGATCTCGGTGACCGGGCCGCCGTTCGCGAGGCGATCACCGGGTGCGACGGCCTCTTCGTACTGTTGCCGTTCGATCTCACGGTCGATGACCTCGACACCTACGCCGACGCGGTCACGAGGTCGGTCGCCGGCGCGGTTGCAGACAGCGGAATCCCGCATGTCGTCATGCTCTCCTCCGGGGGCGCCGACCTCCCCGGCGGTACCGGCCCGATCGCGGGGATGCACCGGATGGAAGAGGCGCTGCGGGCGACGGGCACCGTGCTGACCGCGCTCCGGTCGGGGCATTTCCAGGAGAAGGTCGGCGACTTGCTCGCGGCGGCACGGGAGGGGGTCTATCCGGTCTTCGCCTCGTCGGCCGACGTCTTGGTTCCGATGGTGGCGACGCGCGATCTCGGTGCGACTGCCGCGCGGGCGCTGTTGTCGCCGGATGCGACGAGCACATCGATCGACGTACGCGGTCCTGCGTACTCCGAACGAGAGGTCGCCGGGATTCTCGGAGCGGCGCTGGAACGCGACCTCGACGTCATCGTGCTGCCCGAGGACGCATGGGCGCCCTCGCTGATCGACGCCGGTTTCCGTCCCCATGTGGCCGAGAGCCTCGCCGAGCTCTACCGCGCCGACGAGCGGGGCCTGCTGGCGCCCCGTGGGGATCGCGTGGTTGGCGTCGACACTCCGATCGAGGCGACGATCGCCGCCCTCATCGCGGCGTGA